A genomic stretch from Schistosoma mansoni, WGS project CABG00000000 data, chromosome W unplaced supercontig 0115, strain Puerto Rico, whole genome shotgun sequence includes:
- a CDS encoding calcyphosine/tpp, putative — METERSDKLLQEKARKQLAKDLKPIEKLRYQCLLRGASGIAGIGRQFRIIDDDGNKKLDFKEFSKGCKDFGVDLSKEEVKEIFDEIDTDQSGFIDFDEFLISLRPPMSKCRLDVLNKAFLKMDKTKDGAITIEDLKGVYNVKNHPKFINGEKTEDEILVEFLKTFQPQNNADEIVTREEFFNYYTGISASIDNDAYFDLMIRQAYKI; from the exons ATGGAAACAGAACGAAGTGACAAGTTGTTGCAAGAAAAAGCAAGAAAGCAACTCGCAAAAGATCTTAAGCCCATTGAAAAGCTCAGATATCAGTGTCTTTTACGTGGTGCATCCGGGATAGCCGGTATAGGAAG ACAATTTCGAATTATTGATGATGACGGGAACAAAAAACTTGACTTTAAGGAATTTTCGAAGGGGTGTAAAGACTTTGGTGTGGATCTGTCCAAAGAAGAAGTTAAAGAGATTTTTGATGAAATAGACACAGACCAGAGTGGATTTATTGATTTTGATGAGTTCCTAATATCTTTAAGG CCCCCTATGAGCAAGTGTAGACTTGATGTATTGAACAAAGCATTTCTGAAAATGGATAAGACGAAAGATGGTGCAATAACG ATTGAAGATTTAAAAGGCGTATATAATGTGAAAAATCATCCAAAGTTTATAAATGGAGAAAAAACTGAAGATGAAATTCTAGTTGAGTTTTTGAAAACATTTCAACCTCAAAACAATGCTGATGAAATT GTGACAAGAGAAGAATTTTTCAATTATTACACTGGTATCAGCGCATCAATTGACAATGATGCTTATTTCGACTTAATGATACGACAAGCCTATAAAATTTAA